Proteins from a genomic interval of Labrus mixtus chromosome 24, fLabMix1.1, whole genome shotgun sequence:
- the LOC132959461 gene encoding IQ calmodulin-binding motif-containing protein 1-like isoform X1 — MEQVEEVEEEVEELKSQLEDEELNLEQRIIMLNSRLNKVLNMAAVQTDSSVLTRVKSQLYLSGVLSQCVLALSQDPLKLRGNWGAVTTLAQITSSCCVGVEPGQHSEAFHRLFLPSVMDGLLSLAGHLMRRAECVSLLKKLMDSVGWLLRAHSRLTVQVLSSAHYERIQMCDDVTVSLLCVQLWIQTCSSRDFLSGLSDDSVLLLLNEVVGQLAVSSDPAVGRASVRLILLMASQQEQRVWPLLLSFRGLDSLLDKDWRGRGFDQDVDQLIGLIQSDRGSRSHSQVESERVRAACVIQAAWRSYKTRRRVKSLNRAVSTLQRRYRARRRQQQQQREAQQWEEELKYQVCLRRQQARRKFHQKQRQLLQLLPADQVQPYLQECERRAAVVIQKFWRGFRERRHFNNTLRHTLRNMHRRMKAARTLQRAVRRFLQKRRAAKAPPIPPFWIGRKGLTDSRRVELKRQVEEYISLHPSSRVSPQECERLHEEVQLLIVSELRRGKQQRREEERMEALLAHTHTQLELLRDAPPLSAVTATDAESFLSPSGPIATRARDAHNATLQASRLPWWRTLVDTTAEDVFSPAHLQELEAELGGLFLGGSVGVVKL, encoded by the exons atggagcaggtggaggaggtggaggaggaggtggaggagctgaaaagTCAGCTGGAGGATGAAGAGTTGAACCTGGAGCAGAGAATCATCATGTTGAACAGCAGACTGAACA agGTTTTGAACATGGCGGCGGTGCAGACCGACAGCAGCGTGTTGACTCGTGTGAAGTCTCAGCTGTATCTGAGCGGCGTTCTGAGTCAGTGCGTCCTCGCTCTGAGTCAAGATCCCTTGAAGCTGCGGGGCAACTGGGGCGCCGTCACCACGCTGGCTCAGATCACCAG TTCCTGTTGTGTGGGGGTGGAACCTGGACAACACTCAGAGGCTTTTCATAGGCTGTTCCTGCCGTCAGTCATGGACGGCCTGCTGTCATTGGCCGGTCACCTGATGAGGCGAGCAGAG tgtgtgtctctcttgaAGAAGCTGATGGACTCAGTGGGCTGGTTGCTCAGAGCTCACAGTCGTCTCACAGTTCAGG TCCTTAGCTCCGCCCACTATGAGAGAATCCagatgtgtgatgatgtcactgtgtctctgctctgtgtgcagctgtggattcaaacctgctcatccag GGACTTTCTCTCCGGGTTGAGTGACGactctgtcctgctgctgctcaacGAGGTCGTTGGCCAATTAGCTGTCAGCTCTGACCCTGCGGTGGGCAGGGCGTCCGTCAGACTGATCCTCCTCATGGCCAGTCAGCAGGAGCAGCGAGtctggcccctcctcctcagtttCAGag GTCTGGACAGCCTATTGGACAAAGactggagggggcggggctttgaCCAAGACGTGGATCAGCTGATTGGTCTCATTCAATCGGACAGAGGATCAAGGAGTCACTCTCAG gtgGAAAGTGAGCGTGTGCGAGCGGCGTGTGTGATACAGGCGGCCTGGAGGTCGTACAAGACGAGACGCAGAGTGAAGAGCCTCAACAGAGCTGTGAGCACGCTGCAGAGGAGATACAG ggctcggaggagacagcagcagcagcagagagaggcccAGCAGTGGGAAGAGGAGTTAAAGTATCAG gtttgtTTACGACGTCAGCAGGCCAGAAGGAAATTTCACCAGAAACAGAGAcaactgctgcagctgctgcctgcag accagGTGCAGCCGTACCTGCAGGAGTGTGAGCGTCGTGCGGCCGTGGTGATCCAGAAATTCTGGAGAGGCTTCAGAGAGCGAAGACACTTCAACAACACACTCCgacacacactgagaaacatGCACAGACGGATGAAGGCAGCCAGGACGCTGCAGAGAgcg gTTCGTCGCTTTCTGCAGAAACGGCGAGCAGCTAAGGCCCCGCCCATCCCGCCTTTCTGGATTGGTCGTAAGGGTTTGACTGACAGCAGGAGAGTGGAGCTTaagagacaggtggaggagtACATCTCTCTTCATCCG TCGTCTCGTGTGTCTCCTCAGGAGTGTGAGCGTCTCCATGAGGAGGTGCAGCTGCTGATTGTGTCGGAGCTGCGGCGGgggaagcagcagaggagggaggaggagcggATGGAGGCTCTgctggctcacacacacacacagctggagctGCTCAGAG ATGCCCCGCCCCTCTCTGCTGTCACGGCGACTGATGCAGAGTCCTTCCTCAGCCCGTCAGGTCCCATCGCCACTCGCGCCCGTGACGCCCACAATGCAACGCTACAGGCGAGCAGGCTGCCCTGGTGGAGGACGCTTGTAGACACCACTGCGGAGGACGTGTTTAGCCCCGCCcacctgcaggagctggaggcgGAGCTTGGAGGACTGTTTTTGGGAGGGTCAGTGGGAGTCGTCAAACTCTGA
- the LOC132959461 gene encoding IQ calmodulin-binding motif-containing protein 1-like isoform X2, with translation MEQVEEVEEEVEELKSQLEDEELNLEQRIIMLNSRLNKVLNMAAVQTDSSVLTRVKSQLYLSGVLSQCVLALSQDPLKLRGNWGAVTTLAQITSSCCVGVEPGQHSEAFHRLFLPSVMDGLLSLAGHLMRRAECVSLLKKLMDSVGWLLRAHSRLTVQVLSSAHYERIQMCDDVTVSLLCVQLWIQTCSSRDFLSGLSDDSVLLLLNEVVGQLAVSSDPAVGRASVRLILLMASQQEQRVWPLLLSFRGLDSLLDKDWRGRGFDQDVDQLIGLIQSDRGSRSHSQVESERVRAACVIQAAWRSYKTRRRVKSLNRAVSTLQRRYRARRRQQQQQREAQQWEEELKYQVCLRRQQARRKFHQKQRQLLQLLPADQVQPYLQECERRAAVVIQKFWRGFRERRHFNNTLRHTLRNMHRRMKAARTLQRAVRRFLQKRRAAKAPPIPPFWIGRKGLTDSRRVELKRQVEEYISLHPSSRVSPQECERLHEEVQLLIVSELRRGKQQRREEERMEALLAHTHTQLELLRDAPPLSAVTATDAESFLSPSGPIATRARDAHNATLQASRLPWWRTLVDTTAEDVFSPAHLQELEAELGGLFLGGSVGVVKL, from the exons atggagcag gtggaggaggtggaggaggaggtggaggagctgaaaagTCAGCTGGAGGATGAAGAGTTGAACCTGGAGCAGAGAATCATCATGTTGAACAGCAGACTGAACA agGTTTTGAACATGGCGGCGGTGCAGACCGACAGCAGCGTGTTGACTCGTGTGAAGTCTCAGCTGTATCTGAGCGGCGTTCTGAGTCAGTGCGTCCTCGCTCTGAGTCAAGATCCCTTGAAGCTGCGGGGCAACTGGGGCGCCGTCACCACGCTGGCTCAGATCACCAG TTCCTGTTGTGTGGGGGTGGAACCTGGACAACACTCAGAGGCTTTTCATAGGCTGTTCCTGCCGTCAGTCATGGACGGCCTGCTGTCATTGGCCGGTCACCTGATGAGGCGAGCAGAG tgtgtgtctctcttgaAGAAGCTGATGGACTCAGTGGGCTGGTTGCTCAGAGCTCACAGTCGTCTCACAGTTCAGG TCCTTAGCTCCGCCCACTATGAGAGAATCCagatgtgtgatgatgtcactgtgtctctgctctgtgtgcagctgtggattcaaacctgctcatccag GGACTTTCTCTCCGGGTTGAGTGACGactctgtcctgctgctgctcaacGAGGTCGTTGGCCAATTAGCTGTCAGCTCTGACCCTGCGGTGGGCAGGGCGTCCGTCAGACTGATCCTCCTCATGGCCAGTCAGCAGGAGCAGCGAGtctggcccctcctcctcagtttCAGag GTCTGGACAGCCTATTGGACAAAGactggagggggcggggctttgaCCAAGACGTGGATCAGCTGATTGGTCTCATTCAATCGGACAGAGGATCAAGGAGTCACTCTCAG gtgGAAAGTGAGCGTGTGCGAGCGGCGTGTGTGATACAGGCGGCCTGGAGGTCGTACAAGACGAGACGCAGAGTGAAGAGCCTCAACAGAGCTGTGAGCACGCTGCAGAGGAGATACAG ggctcggaggagacagcagcagcagcagagagaggcccAGCAGTGGGAAGAGGAGTTAAAGTATCAG gtttgtTTACGACGTCAGCAGGCCAGAAGGAAATTTCACCAGAAACAGAGAcaactgctgcagctgctgcctgcag accagGTGCAGCCGTACCTGCAGGAGTGTGAGCGTCGTGCGGCCGTGGTGATCCAGAAATTCTGGAGAGGCTTCAGAGAGCGAAGACACTTCAACAACACACTCCgacacacactgagaaacatGCACAGACGGATGAAGGCAGCCAGGACGCTGCAGAGAgcg gTTCGTCGCTTTCTGCAGAAACGGCGAGCAGCTAAGGCCCCGCCCATCCCGCCTTTCTGGATTGGTCGTAAGGGTTTGACTGACAGCAGGAGAGTGGAGCTTaagagacaggtggaggagtACATCTCTCTTCATCCG TCGTCTCGTGTGTCTCCTCAGGAGTGTGAGCGTCTCCATGAGGAGGTGCAGCTGCTGATTGTGTCGGAGCTGCGGCGGgggaagcagcagaggagggaggaggagcggATGGAGGCTCTgctggctcacacacacacacagctggagctGCTCAGAG ATGCCCCGCCCCTCTCTGCTGTCACGGCGACTGATGCAGAGTCCTTCCTCAGCCCGTCAGGTCCCATCGCCACTCGCGCCCGTGACGCCCACAATGCAACGCTACAGGCGAGCAGGCTGCCCTGGTGGAGGACGCTTGTAGACACCACTGCGGAGGACGTGTTTAGCCCCGCCcacctgcaggagctggaggcgGAGCTTGGAGGACTGTTTTTGGGAGGGTCAGTGGGAGTCGTCAAACTCTGA
- the LOC132959461 gene encoding IQ calmodulin-binding motif-containing protein 1-like isoform X3 has product MAAVQTDSSVLTRVKSQLYLSGVLSQCVLALSQDPLKLRGNWGAVTTLAQITSSCCVGVEPGQHSEAFHRLFLPSVMDGLLSLAGHLMRRAECVSLLKKLMDSVGWLLRAHSRLTVQVLSSAHYERIQMCDDVTVSLLCVQLWIQTCSSRDFLSGLSDDSVLLLLNEVVGQLAVSSDPAVGRASVRLILLMASQQEQRVWPLLLSFRGLDSLLDKDWRGRGFDQDVDQLIGLIQSDRGSRSHSQVESERVRAACVIQAAWRSYKTRRRVKSLNRAVSTLQRRYRARRRQQQQQREAQQWEEELKYQVCLRRQQARRKFHQKQRQLLQLLPADQVQPYLQECERRAAVVIQKFWRGFRERRHFNNTLRHTLRNMHRRMKAARTLQRAVRRFLQKRRAAKAPPIPPFWIGRKGLTDSRRVELKRQVEEYISLHPSSRVSPQECERLHEEVQLLIVSELRRGKQQRREEERMEALLAHTHTQLELLRDAPPLSAVTATDAESFLSPSGPIATRARDAHNATLQASRLPWWRTLVDTTAEDVFSPAHLQELEAELGGLFLGGSVGVVKL; this is encoded by the exons ATGGCGGCGGTGCAGACCGACAGCAGCGTGTTGACTCGTGTGAAGTCTCAGCTGTATCTGAGCGGCGTTCTGAGTCAGTGCGTCCTCGCTCTGAGTCAAGATCCCTTGAAGCTGCGGGGCAACTGGGGCGCCGTCACCACGCTGGCTCAGATCACCAG TTCCTGTTGTGTGGGGGTGGAACCTGGACAACACTCAGAGGCTTTTCATAGGCTGTTCCTGCCGTCAGTCATGGACGGCCTGCTGTCATTGGCCGGTCACCTGATGAGGCGAGCAGAG tgtgtgtctctcttgaAGAAGCTGATGGACTCAGTGGGCTGGTTGCTCAGAGCTCACAGTCGTCTCACAGTTCAGG TCCTTAGCTCCGCCCACTATGAGAGAATCCagatgtgtgatgatgtcactgtgtctctgctctgtgtgcagctgtggattcaaacctgctcatccag GGACTTTCTCTCCGGGTTGAGTGACGactctgtcctgctgctgctcaacGAGGTCGTTGGCCAATTAGCTGTCAGCTCTGACCCTGCGGTGGGCAGGGCGTCCGTCAGACTGATCCTCCTCATGGCCAGTCAGCAGGAGCAGCGAGtctggcccctcctcctcagtttCAGag GTCTGGACAGCCTATTGGACAAAGactggagggggcggggctttgaCCAAGACGTGGATCAGCTGATTGGTCTCATTCAATCGGACAGAGGATCAAGGAGTCACTCTCAG gtgGAAAGTGAGCGTGTGCGAGCGGCGTGTGTGATACAGGCGGCCTGGAGGTCGTACAAGACGAGACGCAGAGTGAAGAGCCTCAACAGAGCTGTGAGCACGCTGCAGAGGAGATACAG ggctcggaggagacagcagcagcagcagagagaggcccAGCAGTGGGAAGAGGAGTTAAAGTATCAG gtttgtTTACGACGTCAGCAGGCCAGAAGGAAATTTCACCAGAAACAGAGAcaactgctgcagctgctgcctgcag accagGTGCAGCCGTACCTGCAGGAGTGTGAGCGTCGTGCGGCCGTGGTGATCCAGAAATTCTGGAGAGGCTTCAGAGAGCGAAGACACTTCAACAACACACTCCgacacacactgagaaacatGCACAGACGGATGAAGGCAGCCAGGACGCTGCAGAGAgcg gTTCGTCGCTTTCTGCAGAAACGGCGAGCAGCTAAGGCCCCGCCCATCCCGCCTTTCTGGATTGGTCGTAAGGGTTTGACTGACAGCAGGAGAGTGGAGCTTaagagacaggtggaggagtACATCTCTCTTCATCCG TCGTCTCGTGTGTCTCCTCAGGAGTGTGAGCGTCTCCATGAGGAGGTGCAGCTGCTGATTGTGTCGGAGCTGCGGCGGgggaagcagcagaggagggaggaggagcggATGGAGGCTCTgctggctcacacacacacacagctggagctGCTCAGAG ATGCCCCGCCCCTCTCTGCTGTCACGGCGACTGATGCAGAGTCCTTCCTCAGCCCGTCAGGTCCCATCGCCACTCGCGCCCGTGACGCCCACAATGCAACGCTACAGGCGAGCAGGCTGCCCTGGTGGAGGACGCTTGTAGACACCACTGCGGAGGACGTGTTTAGCCCCGCCcacctgcaggagctggaggcgGAGCTTGGAGGACTGTTTTTGGGAGGGTCAGTGGGAGTCGTCAAACTCTGA